ggacctgaagattggaAGCCTGACTGAAGCCCTTCCCGCACTCCTTACATTTGTAGGGCTTCTCTCCCGTGTGGACTCTGAAATGGATGTGAAGATCGGTATTCCGGGTGAAGCCTTTCCCACACACCTCACATTTGTAGGGTTTCTCTCCGGTGTGGACCCTCCGGTGGCATATTAAAGGGGAATTGTGACTGAAGCCCTTGCCACAGACATCACATTTGTAAGGTTTCTCCCCAGTGTGGACCCGCCGATGGATGTGATAATGTGCGGCCTGAGTGAAACCCTTCCCACACTCCCCACACTTATAGGGTTTCTCACCCCTGTGGACCCTCTGATGAACACGAAGATTAACGCTCCAGCCGAAGCCCTTCCCACACTCTTCACATTTGTATGGTTTTTCTTCTGTGTGGACTCTCTGATGGCACTGAAAATTTGAACTCTGACTGAAGCATTTACCACACTCTTCACATTTGTAAGGCTTCTCTCCCGTGTGCGTTCTGTAGTGGACGGTAAGCCCCGTGCTGCTACTGAACCCTTTGCCACAACTGCCACACTGATATGACTTCTCTCCCATATGATGAGACTGATGAGGATAAAAAGACGTCTTACTGAAACAGTCACCTGATTCATGACATTCATCGACTTTCTCTCCTCGGGGAATCCTCAGACATGTCTGAAGGTGTGAGCTCTGACAGGGCCATCTCTCTCCTGTGTGAACTTTCTGGTGAGCTGGCAGCACCGAGCGATGACTGAAGCCTTTCCCACACTCTCTGCATGGACGGAGCCTCTCTCCAAAGGGGCAGTGCCGAGTGAAGCCGTCACCAAGGCTCCTGCCACATCCGTTACGTTTGGAGGGTTTCTGGTCCGTGTCAGTTTCAGCGGGCTCACTGAGTGGTGGTTTCCTCATGAAGCCTTCACACACACGCAGGTCATTTTTCCTGTTGATGTGCTCAGCTCTACTCTGATTCTGCGACTCACTCAGGTAGGTGTTCACACGAGAATCCTGTGTTCTCAACACCAAAAACTCTTGATTTTCAAGGCAAATGGAGTTATTTCCTTTACGATTCATTACATGGTTCCCATTTTCAGAAACCTGAACAGAATCGCCCTGTAGTAATGGGGAACTCTTCCAGTAAAGACCCCTGGTTAAATCACTTGCAACCTGGTTCCAGATTTGCCAGCAGGATGGCTCTTCCCATGAAATGTATTTTAACGCAGCTTTTCGTGGATTCTCCATCTCATTTTGATTCCTGTTGCCTACGAGAAAAGGCAATATTCAGAGACCAGGACAAGTAAATGCTTTGTTCAGAAGTATCAGGATTTCACACTTAGGCCAGGAGATAAGGCCTTAATAGGCCAGGGGAAGGGACATGTCTGTATAACACCATTTATCATTTTGTTATGCTTTTCTGTACAAGTGGAAGCAAAGAATGCAGTCAACAGACTCTTCTGTACATGTGACCCACTGAGAACCGTAAGTCTAACAGTTTAATACCTGGGCTCTAAGGCTGAAACCAGATGGCTGCAACCAAGACAACCCACATTCCAACCTACAACAACATCAATGAAAAGCCTACTCACCTTCTCCTTAGCGGGCTTAGGACAAGTGGGCTTCTACCCAGTTAGGTCCCAAAAGCTCAGACTATGGGCCTATGAAGGTATTTTAGGTCCTTGTAGATAGGATATTCCCAGAGAAAACTTGGGAAGTGGTTGGAATAATTACATTCATTGTTCTAAACCTGGTAGTAATTTAGGTCTCTGTTGAAAGAAGTGGAAAAGGGAAAAACTCATCTTCTGTGGCTGAGAAAGCACTTgggcaaaggaaagaaacagggcACCGTCCAGACTCTCAAAGGCAGCCTTGaagtgagagagagggaagagtcaTCTTCCGCTGGGAAAGCTTCCCCCCAGAGGGCTGCAAAGCTGGCCTTTCCTCTCACTCCCTGCAGGTCTCTCTACGCACATGTCAGTCAAGGCAGGGGGGCCATCCTCCTCACCCAGCAGAAAGTCATTCCTCCCCAGCTGCACACACCTTCACCTTCCCCTCTGCCTTATTCTGCTTTATCTTCCCCTGCAGCACTTACTCTCTGCTTCCCTCCAGCCTTCCTCATTTGTGCTCGTCTTTTTAGACCCATCAGAATGGAAAAGACACGAGGAAGACATGCCCTTTTTTTCATTGCTTTAGCCCCACTGTGACAGAGTTTTTTAACTTGCTGGCATGTATGAGTGAACTGTGAAACCCATTCCAGACCTTGTGACacgtgaaaagaaaaattaaaagaatacaaaCATGAAGTGTGCATTACAAGTGGAAAGGGTACCACTATAGGAGATGCTTGTTTCAgctgtagacacacacacaaatatgcccATACATTGTATTTATGTTGGGGTGAGATGTGAAGTATTCCTTATTGAGGAGCGTAGTTAAAAATGCATGGAAGCCACTGGCTTGAAGTGTGGATGGGGGTACCAAGTCCTTAATGATTCATTTGCTTAAACGGAAAGTTACATTCAAATACACACTGGAACAGTCTCAACAGGTACGTGCAGGTTTCTGGGTGAGGCAGGCGAATCCAATGCCCTCAGGATGCCCGTGCCCTattccctggaacctgtgactatGTCAATGTACAATTAACATGTTTATTGTGCAGTTAACTGTGTGATTAACATATTAATTGTACAGCTAATTATACAATTAACATATTAATTGTCCAGTTAATTAACAGTAAGTTAACATGCAAAAGGGACTTCAGATTTGATTGCTTtgaggatcttgagatgaggttACCCTGGATTCTCTGGATGGGCCCAAACTgatcacaagggtccttacaaGAGGCAGAAGGGAGGGAACTCCCCCAGACCTCACCCTATGCATCTTCCTTTTGCCAGTTCCAATTTGTACTGTTTGCTATAATGAAATGGTTAACTTTAAGCAGAGcacttccctgagttctgtgagccattctagccaACTATCATCAGAACCCACAAATCTATAGCCAGCTGGGTCAGAAGAGAACCCCAGCGGGGGCCTGAAGTCTcggggggcagtcttgtggagGACTGTGCCCTTAATCTGTGAAGTTGGGGTGAATCTTGGAGGTTTGGGATCAGAACGCTCTGCAACATGTAACAGGCTTGTGTCACCTGTGACATCAACTAGTTCATCCCACTAGGATGCAAGTTACACTGGAGAACTTACTTAGaaattctgtaattttctttcctaaCCAGGACTCTTCATCTCCACATATGCCAGTGTCTTCTGACTTCTGGAAATACCCAATCGGAATCTACGCACAGCTACCATGTATGTTACATGACCGCCTAGGTCCTGGGTGCTGAGGTACCAGTGGGACACCAGCTGCACGGATGAGGCAGTTTTCACTCATAAGCAGCTGACTTGAAATTGCTACCTGAGAACCGATGAATTGTAATGCCTGGCACATTGGTGTTGGTAAtcttttgtaaattttttgttgaaatatagttgatttacaatattgtattaatttctggtatacagcacagtgattcaggtatacatgtaaatatgttctttttcatcacaggttactgcaagccactgaatatagttctctgtgctactcAGTAGGACTTTGTTTCTCTATTCCGTGGTATTGATAATTTTTGATAATGTAGTTATACATTCTGATAACTGTAAACAGCTTTTATCTTCTATGGTTAGTAAGTGTGAATCTTTACTTATATGAAGATGTCTAAAAGATCATAAGTACGTTAGAAGTTCACAGGAAGACAAAGTTCTGAAATTATCCACTTAATCACATTCGTGTGCTCTAAGCCCAGGAGCCATCTCTAGAGGTAACAGAGACATGAGATCCTCTTGTCTCTGTGATCTGCAGGGTTTCGGGTTTCAAGAATTCTTACAGAAACAAGCCCTTCAATTTGCGCTCAGGCGACCTACAAAGAGTATTTTAGGTAGCATTTGAACATGCAGCACGGTTGCAAAATCCAGAAACACACTGATGTTGAGGAGGTCAAAAAAAACCTTTGAGAAAGGGTAGCAGAAAAAGCCACCAGAGTTATTTAAAAAGAGACTTGGTCTACCACACCAAACTGAAACATGACAATACGTAGAATCACGATTCCTGAGGCTGTTTGCCTATGAAGATGAGCCTCGGTAAAGTGAAGCAAGTGTCTCACATTCCTGAATACACCAAGTGCGCATCCTATGTACATACACAAGAAGGGAGACGGACAGGAGCAGACGAATTGTATCCACCGCCTACTCACAGAATTCAGGGCCTAATCCATCACGTTTGCAGAGAAGCGtctctgctttgtttttcagaCAGAGGGAGAGTATATAAATTTACACTCCCTAGGAAGAGctgatatttttaaatgggtaGAACTGCAGAAtatgcaaagagaaaagaaagacgtggagaaaaaggaaaggagtaaAAAAGTGAggtaaatactatatgatatcagtTACTTGTTGAATCTAATAAAAAGATACAAACGAACTGagttacaaaacagagactcaaagacataggaaataaacttatggttactggcggGGCGAAGGGGAGGGTGGAAGGATAAACTGgtagttcgagatttgcagatacacacacaatatacaaaatagataaacagtaaagtcctactatacagcacagggaactatattcaataccttgtaatcgcctataatgaaaaagaatatgaaaaggaatatatacatgtatgcatgactgaatcattatgctgtacaccagaaactaatacattataaaccaactatactacaataaaaaataaataaatgaataaataaataaagtgaagtTAAAAAGTGAAGAACTGAGAGAAGGCAGGGCAACGGGGCACTGAAAGCCAAGGCAGAGCAGTGAGACGGCCACTGGGGACCTGGATGAGGTGCTTGCCACGGAGAGGGGAGGCGGGGCTCACAGGTTAGGAGGAGCTGTCAGGAGAGTCCTCATTTCTGCTCAAAACAGGAgtaacttttaaaacaatttattcaTCCCACAAGTACGTgctaagcacctactatgcaAAGGGCCCATCAGAggcctttttttccccagcatgtgctagaaaacttaaaatgtaTTCACCAAGGCATACAGGAAAGTGACTTATTTCAAATAATATGACGAGTAACAGATTCTCCAAGTCCTGAATCTACATCCGAGAACTGCTGCCATCTCTCCACCCCACTCTGGGTTCTCTCAATACATCCAACAAAGGCACTAACTATTCAAGAAGGCTGGTGTCTCCAAGTTATACTCATTCAGATTAGGAGCAGAAATCTTGACAGCAAATCAAACTGCCCAAACTCCTACTTTCATGGGGAGACAGGTGATGAACAAGTGAACAAAAACAGGTTACCAGGGCACGAGGTGATCAGGGCTCAGAAGGCAGAGCGAGGGCACAGAGAGTGGAGAGAGGACAATATTTCACCTGGGGCAGACGCAGACGGCCTGTCTGACGACATGAAATCTGAGCAAAGACCCAAGTGAGTAAGGGCGTGGCCGGGGACCTGCACACCGAGGCAGAGGGGAGAGCTAGTCCAAAGCCAGGAAACAGAGGTGAACACTGAGTGGCCAGGATGGCAGGAATGATCCCCACAAGGGTGAAAGGATGGGAGAGCGAAGAGGAACCTGGTGAGGAGGCCAGATCACGTAAGACTGTGAGTGAAACGTGGAGCCTTGGGAGGGCTGGGACAGAGGAACAGTGTTCTAAAGAACCACTCTGGCCActaggaaggaaagaagacaggAGGGCAAAGGCAGAAGCACGGAGACCAGCGTGGAGGCAGCTGTCAGAGTCCAGGGAAGAGACGACAGTGCCTGGACAAGGGTGATAACCACGTCGCGGGCGTGGTGAGAAGCGGGTGGGCAGGTACCTGAAAGAACGGCAGCGCGGTTCTCACCGGAACACCCGTTTCTTTGCGTTTCTCGTTCCGTCATCCAAAGTTCTTCTTCTGCCTCCAGCTGGGACACCATATTTGGTTTGAAGGGAAGATGTCCTATGAAAAGACAGACACACATTTCAGATGAATACATGGCTCATACAGACCTCAGTCCAAGTTCTATAACCCTCAGGCCTCTCAAGTGATATTTTAAGAACTTTTTGATTATGAACTGcaataagaaataaattcaaGTTACGACCTAGTTCACATCCAAATAGAGATAAAATCAGACTTAGCCAGAGTTGCCTGTTTTCATCATAGTCCCCACACCCTCCCACCATGTACTGCTAATGGTCAGTTTTGCTGCAACGTGAGGTCTTGAGAAGGAATGCTGATCCTTTCTatcctttttctattttattctatttgattCAACCAAAGAAAGTAACCCCAGTACAATGTACTCAGTGGACTCCATTTCCCATGAAAGTATTTGCAAGACAAAGTAGAGAAACTAGGCTGCCCGTTTACAGTTCATTTAAGCAGAGGCGCTACTGCTAGTCCGGACTGgctgcttctctgtggtggggctTGTCCCGGGCACTGCCGGAACGTCAACGGCATCACTagccactagatgccagtagcaccccacCCTCAGCTGTGACGATCCAAACTGTCTCCAGACGTTGTCAAGTGTTCCCAGGGAGGCAAAATCACCCCTGAACAGAACTCTGCCTGAGCAGAGAGGGACCAGAAAAATCTATGGATTAGAAAGATTTGTGTCTTCAAGGTCAGGGAGCCCTTTCAAAAGGTCCAAAGCTTTGAACAACTGAGGACCAGAGATCTCAAGGGGGCTGGGATTCAGTGTCCGAGGGCGCCCATCCTCACCCACAGAGACCAGGTTCCGGaagttctccagcatcacatccTGGTACAGCTCCCTCTGGGCGGAGTCCAacagccccagctcctcctccgtGAAGACCACAGCCACGTCCTTGAATGTCACTGCCTCCTGCAACATCAACTACAGGTAACTTCAATTGTACAACCCCACTGGAAGAAGGGCAGCACTGACAAGGATAAAAAAGATTTCCCCCCAAATTGTTACCAATTTGGAGGTCTCCATGCAGTCCTTAGTCCCCAAAACTGTCCCTCTCGGTGATGGTGATGTTCCCTCCCCACCTACCccatcactgttttttttttttttaatttttaaattattttttgggggggtggtaattaggtttttatttatttatctttaattgaGCTAATGGGtaattgaccccaggaccttgtcatcctaggcacacgctctaccactgagctataccctccccactccatcACTGTTTTTAATGTTGGCAAAGCTCCCAGGCCCTCAGCAACCCTCCAAGACAGGCATCTAGCTCCTCCTTTGTGTTTTTGAGGCACAAGCCGTATCCACCGTATGCACAGGTGGtgaggacacaggctgagctcAAATGTCAAGGTTTTAATGACAGGACCCTTGGCAAATTCCTTAACCTCTCACtgtctccatttcttcctctgtatAACGGTGTCCAAATCACAAGGTGTTTGGAAGAGTTAGATGAGTGAGT
This Camelus bactrianus isolate YW-2024 breed Bactrian camel chromosome 9, ASM4877302v1, whole genome shotgun sequence DNA region includes the following protein-coding sequences:
- the LOC105062706 gene encoding uncharacterized protein LOC105062706 isoform X4, with translation MPSQDSALPQREREEVTEFQEAVTFKDVAVVFTEEELGLLDSAQRELYQDVMLENFRNLVSVGHLPFKPNMVSQLEAEEELWMTERETQRNGCSGNRNQNEMENPRKAALKYISWEEPSCWQIWNQVASDLTRGLYWKSSPLLQGDSVQVSENGNHVMNRKGNNSICLENQEFLVLRTQDSRVNTYLSESQNQSRAEHINRKNDLRVCEGFMRKPPLSEPAETDTDQKPSKRNGCGRSLGDGFTRHCPFGERLRPCRECGKGFSHRSVLPAHQKVHTGERWPCQSSHLQTCLRIPRGEKVDECHESGDCFSKTSFYPHQSHHMGEKSYQCGSCGKGFSSSTGLTVHYRTHTGEKPYKCEECGKCFSQSSNFQCHQRVHTEEKPYKCEECGKGFGWSVNLRVHQRVHRGEKPYKCGECGKGFTQAAHYHIHRRVHTGEKPYKCDVCGKGFSHNSPLICHRRVHTGEKPYKCEVCGKGFTRNTDLHIHFRVHTGEKPYKCKECGKGFSQASNLQVHQNVHTGEKRFKCETCGKGFSQSSKLQTHQRVHTGEKPYKCDVCGKDFSYSSNLKLHQVIHTGEKPYKCEECGKGFSWRSNLHAHQRVHSGEKPYRCKECDKGFSQAIDFRVHQRVHTGEKPYKCEVCGKGFSQSSGLQSHQRVHTGEKPYKCDVCGKGFRYSSQFIYHQRGHTGEKPYKCEECGKGFGRSLNLRHHQRVHTGEKPHKCEECGKAFSLPSNLRVHLSVHTREKLFKCEVCGKGFNQSSRLQAHRRVHTGEKPYKCDVCGKDFSHRSRLTYHQKVHTGKNL
- the LOC105062706 gene encoding uncharacterized protein LOC105062706 isoform X3, with translation MPSQDSALPQREREEVTEFQLMLQEAVTFKDVAVVFTEEELGLLDSAQRELYQDVMLENFRNLVSVGHLPFKPNMVSQLEAEEELWMTERETQRNGCSGNRNQNEMENPRKAALKYISWEEPSCWQIWNQVASDLTRGLYWKSSPLLQGDSVQVSENGNHVMNRKGNNSICLENQEFLVLRTQDSRVNTYLSESQNQSRAEHINRKNDLRVCEGFMRKPPLSEPAETDTDQKPSKRNGCGRSLGDGFTRHCPFGERLRPCRECGKGFSHRSVLPAHQKVHTGERWPCQSSHLQTCLRIPRGEKVDECHESGDCFSKTSFYPHQSHHMGEKSYQCGSCGKGFSSSTGLTVHYRTHTGEKPYKCEECGKCFSQSSNFQCHQRVHTEEKPYKCEECGKGFGWSVNLRVHQRVHRGEKPYKCGECGKGFTQAAHYHIHRRVHTGEKPYKCDVCGKGFSHNSPLICHRRVHTGEKPYKCEVCGKGFTRNTDLHIHFRVHTGEKPYKCKECGKGFSQASNLQVHQNVHTGEKRFKCETCGKGFSQSSKLQTHQRVHTGEKPYKCDVCGKDFSYSSNLKLHQVIHTGEKPYKCEECGKGFSWRSNLHAHQRVHSGEKPYRCKECDKGFSQAIDFRVHQRVHTGEKPYKCEVCGKGFSQSSGLQSHQRVHTGEKPYKCDVCGKGFRYSSQFIYHQRGHTGEKPYKCEECGKGFGRSLNLRHHQRVHTGEKPHKCEECGKAFSLPSNLRVHLSVHTREKLFKCEVCGKGFNQSSRLQAHRRVHTGEKPYKCDVCGKDFSHRSRLTYHQKVHTGKNL
- the LOC105062706 gene encoding uncharacterized protein LOC105062706 isoform X2 gives rise to the protein MPSQDSALPQREREEVTEFQEAVTFKDVAVVFTEEELGLLDSAQRELYQDVMLENFRNLVSVGHLPFKPNMVSQLEAEEELWMTERETQRNGCSGENRAAVLSGNRNQNEMENPRKAALKYISWEEPSCWQIWNQVASDLTRGLYWKSSPLLQGDSVQVSENGNHVMNRKGNNSICLENQEFLVLRTQDSRVNTYLSESQNQSRAEHINRKNDLRVCEGFMRKPPLSEPAETDTDQKPSKRNGCGRSLGDGFTRHCPFGERLRPCRECGKGFSHRSVLPAHQKVHTGERWPCQSSHLQTCLRIPRGEKVDECHESGDCFSKTSFYPHQSHHMGEKSYQCGSCGKGFSSSTGLTVHYRTHTGEKPYKCEECGKCFSQSSNFQCHQRVHTEEKPYKCEECGKGFGWSVNLRVHQRVHRGEKPYKCGECGKGFTQAAHYHIHRRVHTGEKPYKCDVCGKGFSHNSPLICHRRVHTGEKPYKCEVCGKGFTRNTDLHIHFRVHTGEKPYKCKECGKGFSQASNLQVHQNVHTGEKRFKCETCGKGFSQSSKLQTHQRVHTGEKPYKCDVCGKDFSYSSNLKLHQVIHTGEKPYKCEECGKGFSWRSNLHAHQRVHSGEKPYRCKECDKGFSQAIDFRVHQRVHTGEKPYKCEVCGKGFSQSSGLQSHQRVHTGEKPYKCDVCGKGFRYSSQFIYHQRGHTGEKPYKCEECGKGFGRSLNLRHHQRVHTGEKPHKCEECGKAFSLPSNLRVHLSVHTREKLFKCEVCGKGFNQSSRLQAHRRVHTGEKPYKCDVCGKDFSHRSRLTYHQKVHTGKNL
- the LOC105062706 gene encoding uncharacterized protein LOC105062706 isoform X1 yields the protein MPSQDSALPQREREEVTEFQLMLQEAVTFKDVAVVFTEEELGLLDSAQRELYQDVMLENFRNLVSVGHLPFKPNMVSQLEAEEELWMTERETQRNGCSGENRAAVLSGNRNQNEMENPRKAALKYISWEEPSCWQIWNQVASDLTRGLYWKSSPLLQGDSVQVSENGNHVMNRKGNNSICLENQEFLVLRTQDSRVNTYLSESQNQSRAEHINRKNDLRVCEGFMRKPPLSEPAETDTDQKPSKRNGCGRSLGDGFTRHCPFGERLRPCRECGKGFSHRSVLPAHQKVHTGERWPCQSSHLQTCLRIPRGEKVDECHESGDCFSKTSFYPHQSHHMGEKSYQCGSCGKGFSSSTGLTVHYRTHTGEKPYKCEECGKCFSQSSNFQCHQRVHTEEKPYKCEECGKGFGWSVNLRVHQRVHRGEKPYKCGECGKGFTQAAHYHIHRRVHTGEKPYKCDVCGKGFSHNSPLICHRRVHTGEKPYKCEVCGKGFTRNTDLHIHFRVHTGEKPYKCKECGKGFSQASNLQVHQNVHTGEKRFKCETCGKGFSQSSKLQTHQRVHTGEKPYKCDVCGKDFSYSSNLKLHQVIHTGEKPYKCEECGKGFSWRSNLHAHQRVHSGEKPYRCKECDKGFSQAIDFRVHQRVHTGEKPYKCEVCGKGFSQSSGLQSHQRVHTGEKPYKCDVCGKGFRYSSQFIYHQRGHTGEKPYKCEECGKGFGRSLNLRHHQRVHTGEKPHKCEECGKAFSLPSNLRVHLSVHTREKLFKCEVCGKGFNQSSRLQAHRRVHTGEKPYKCDVCGKDFSHRSRLTYHQKVHTGKNL